One region of Vigna angularis cultivar LongXiaoDou No.4 chromosome 10, ASM1680809v1, whole genome shotgun sequence genomic DNA includes:
- the LOC108334731 gene encoding probable N-acetyltransferase HLS1: MDEELKPMLSVREFDPDRDTERVEAVERICEVGPSGKLSLFTDMLRDPICRVRHSPAFLMLVAEIGEEVVGMIRGCIKTVTCGKRLSRNGKHNANNTKHVPVYTKVAYILGLRVSPNQRRMGIGLKLVHRMEAWFRDNGAEYSYMATENDNLASVKLFTDKCGYSKFRTPSILVNPVFAHRARVSPKVTIISLSPSDAEVLYRRRFATTEFFPRDIDSVLKNKLSLGTFLAVPGGSYSSETWPGPDLFLSDPPKSWALVSVWNSKEVFTLEVRGASRVKRTLAKTTRVVDRALPWLRVPSIPDLFRPFGFHFMYGLGGEGPDAAKMVKALCGFAHNLAMEKGCRVVATEVSPNEPLRSGIPHWKMLSCDEDLWCMKRLGEDYSDGSVGDWTKSQPGMSIFVDPREV; the protein is encoded by the exons ATGGATGAAGAGTTAAAACCTATGCTGTCTGTGAGAGAGTTCGATCCTGATAGAGACACAGAGAGAGTAGAAGCTGTTGAAAGGATATGCGAAGTTGGACCCAGTGGCAAGCTTTCTCTCTTCACGGACATGCTCCGTGACCCAATTTGCAGGGTTCGCCATTCGCCTGCTTTTCTCATGCTG GTGGCGGAGATTGGTGAAGAGGTAGTAGGAATGATAAGAGGATGCATAAAAACGGTGACATGCGGAAAAAGACTATCCAGGAACGGAAAACACAATGCCAATAACACTAAGCATGTTCCGGTGTACACTAAAGTCGCCTACATACTAGGCCTTCGCGTTTCGCCCAATCAACG GAGAATGGGAATAGGGTTGAAGCTGGTGCACAGGATGGAGGCGTGGTTCAGGGATAATGGTGCCGAGTATTCCTACATGGCAACGGAAAACGACAATTTAGCTTCCGTTAAACTCTTCACCGACAAATGCGGGTATTCAAAGTTCCGTACCCCGTCTATTCTTGTCAACCCCGTTTTCGCCCACAGAGCAAGGGTGTCCCCCAAGGTCACAATCATTAGCCTTTCCCCTTCCGACGCGGAGGTTCTCTACCGTCGCCGTTTCGCCACGACGGAGTTCTTCCCGCGCGACATTGACTCCGTCCTGAAGAACAAGCTGAGTCTGGGGACGTTTCTGGCGGTCCCGGGCGGGTCCTACAGTTCCGAGACATGGCCCGGGCCAGATCTTTTCCTGTCGGACCCACCCAAGTCGTGGGCCTTGGTGAGCGTGTGGAACTCTAAGGAGGTGTTCACGCTCGAGGTGCGAGGCGCGTCGCGCGTGAAGCGCACTCTCGCGAAGACGACGAGGGTGGTGGACCGGGCCCTGCCGTGGCTGCGGGTACCGTCGATCCCAGACTTGTTCAGGCCATTCGGGTTTCACTTCATGTACGGGCTTGGAGGTGAAGGCCCAGATGCAGCGAAGATGGTGAAGGCCCTCTGTGGGTTCGCGCACAACCTCGCGATGGAAAAAGGTTGCAGGGTGGTGGCCACGGAAGTATCACCAAACGAGCCCTTACGGTCCGGTATACCCCACTGGAAGATGCTGTCTTGTGACGAAGATTTATGGTGTATGAAGCGGTTGGGTGAAGATTACAGTGACGGTTCCGTTGGTGACTGGACCAAATCTCAACCCGGAATGTCCATTTTTGTTGACCCGAGAGAGGTCTAA